From Schaalia sp. ZJ405, one genomic window encodes:
- the sepH gene encoding septation protein SepH, which yields MIELELLGVGGDGESLVFTDTQGERYQVPITDELRAATRRDRPRIEVAPEPTAQSLRPRDIQSLLRAGASPEELASAHGMDVQSIRRYEAPVEAEKQYALQRARSIVIGSEPDGPLMGDLVVDRLAARGVDPQSLTWTARRGSSGPWQICLTFVQGAAEHAAQWSLHPSGGLDAVDQEAQWLTETVAQAPTSSIFTPLPQSDPQHESDDELRAREAIVDQLNAARGKRQDIEYDIDEDEDASFLDEEPSDAPATHEPQRGSISARIYSLAQARTRVDSDSVTESNSADAPSGADASSSSPKTAERASTGRTIPAVDARPQERESVPDKERASSPAVKPEKNQAAEKPAVTSVSDATLPGLEDLHAEQPATKKTHTRRRSVPSWDEIVFGSKN from the coding sequence ATGATCGAGCTTGAATTGCTCGGCGTTGGAGGCGACGGGGAGTCCCTGGTGTTTACCGACACCCAGGGGGAACGCTATCAAGTCCCCATCACCGATGAGCTACGCGCCGCGACACGTCGTGATCGTCCGCGTATCGAGGTTGCCCCCGAACCAACCGCTCAGTCCCTACGTCCCCGCGACATTCAGTCTCTCCTACGCGCCGGCGCCAGCCCTGAAGAACTCGCCTCCGCCCACGGCATGGATGTCCAGTCGATTCGCCGCTACGAAGCCCCCGTTGAAGCCGAAAAACAGTACGCTCTTCAACGCGCCCGCTCCATTGTCATCGGATCAGAGCCTGACGGTCCCCTCATGGGTGATCTCGTTGTTGACCGGCTCGCCGCTCGCGGTGTCGATCCGCAGTCCCTCACGTGGACGGCTCGTCGTGGGTCGTCGGGCCCCTGGCAGATCTGTTTAACTTTCGTTCAGGGAGCAGCCGAACATGCGGCCCAGTGGAGCCTGCATCCCTCCGGCGGCCTCGATGCCGTTGATCAGGAAGCCCAGTGGCTCACGGAAACCGTTGCTCAGGCTCCGACCTCGTCAATTTTTACACCGCTGCCCCAGTCGGATCCGCAGCACGAAAGCGATGACGAATTGCGTGCGCGTGAGGCAATTGTTGATCAGCTCAACGCTGCCCGTGGGAAACGTCAGGACATCGAGTACGACATTGACGAGGACGAGGACGCCTCTTTCCTCGATGAGGAGCCGTCGGACGCTCCTGCCACTCACGAGCCGCAGCGTGGGTCAATTTCGGCGAGAATCTATTCTCTTGCACAGGCCCGGACGCGAGTTGATTCCGATTCCGTGACCGAATCAAATTCCGCTGATGCTCCTTCGGGAGCCGATGCCTCGTCCTCGTCCCCCAAGACTGCGGAACGGGCCAGCACTGGGCGAACCATTCCTGCGGTGGACGCACGTCCGCAGGAGAGGGAATCGGTTCCTGACAAGGAACGTGCGTCGAGCCCGGCGGTGAAGCCCGAAAAGAACCAGGCGGCGGAAAAACCCGCGGTGACCTCGGTCAGTGATGCCACGTTGCCAGGACTTGAGGATCTTCACGCAGAACAGCCTGCAACGAAGAAGACGCACACGCGTCGGCGTTCGGTTCCCAGTTGGGACGAGATCGTCTTCGGATCGAAGAACTAG
- a CDS encoding alkaline phosphatase family protein, which produces MGTEGDLVGGSAALALVPGADVPDAGGMQLTDVFAASLATIDSQGRAFRRADHRARMSLGLDAGARQLLVILVDGLGAIPLSEHFGHAPTLRSFRDSMRSIHTVVPSTTAAAITAFGTGAHPGATRMVGYSILYNMRVMNLLAFDDGPAPEQWQSQETHFETLRDEGATCAVISPPSFAGSGLTRAALRGAHHVGALSWNDRIDAALAQLRQGVDVVYLYWSDIDHAGHSRGVGSLEWVSALEEFDAGLSSLLRRLPRGVRTILTADHGMVNIAQNTIIDVASTPELAQDVVAIAGETRAVHVHARRGSQEAVRQRWREFLGERAWVIDPAVSQPLIGAGDGGEVIGAALVLMRERFGVVDSRTQSPQAIAMPGVHGSLTSEEMRIPVIELS; this is translated from the coding sequence ATGGGCACTGAGGGTGATCTCGTTGGGGGCAGCGCCGCGCTCGCCCTCGTCCCCGGGGCAGATGTGCCCGACGCAGGCGGCATGCAGCTCACCGATGTTTTCGCCGCTAGCCTGGCAACAATTGACTCCCAGGGACGAGCCTTTCGGCGGGCAGACCACCGCGCGAGAATGTCCCTTGGGTTAGACGCAGGAGCACGTCAGCTCCTCGTCATCCTTGTTGACGGCCTCGGTGCGATCCCGCTGAGCGAACACTTCGGACACGCCCCAACCCTGCGGAGTTTCCGTGATTCGATGCGGTCAATCCATACGGTTGTCCCGTCAACAACGGCTGCGGCCATCACTGCGTTTGGAACGGGAGCACACCCCGGTGCCACACGAATGGTTGGGTATTCCATCCTCTACAACATGCGCGTGATGAACCTCCTGGCATTCGACGATGGTCCAGCTCCTGAGCAGTGGCAATCACAGGAAACACACTTCGAGACCCTTCGCGACGAGGGAGCTACCTGTGCGGTCATCTCCCCGCCGTCTTTCGCCGGCTCAGGGCTCACCAGGGCGGCCCTACGCGGAGCGCATCACGTTGGTGCTCTTTCGTGGAATGACAGAATTGATGCGGCTCTTGCCCAATTGCGCCAAGGCGTGGATGTTGTCTACCTCTACTGGTCCGACATTGATCATGCCGGACACTCACGAGGCGTGGGATCACTCGAATGGGTGAGCGCACTCGAAGAGTTCGATGCGGGGCTGAGCTCTCTTCTGCGGCGTCTTCCTCGCGGCGTCCGCACAATCCTCACCGCCGATCACGGGATGGTCAACATCGCACAAAACACCATCATTGACGTTGCCTCCACTCCCGAGCTTGCCCAGGATGTTGTCGCCATCGCGGGGGAGACCAGAGCCGTTCATGTTCACGCGCGCAGAGGAAGCCAAGAGGCTGTGCGTCAGCGCTGGCGTGAATTTCTTGGGGAACGTGCCTGGGTCATTGACCCGGCAGTTTCTCAGCCGCTCATTGGGGCCGGTGATGGCGGGGAAGTCATCGGAGCTGCCCTCGTGCTCATGCGCGAGCGATTCGGTGTTGTTGATTCACGCACGCAGAGCCCCCAGGCGATCGCCATGCCGGGAGTTCACGGATCGCTGACGTCCGAAGAAATGCGAATCCCCGTCATTGAACTGAGCTAG
- a CDS encoding DUF5998 family protein, producing MDTWTRIEHAGFYPKLAARALRRALGGEEPLATVCQLDAAFDRGSMFRHLTIASLTRSVLVHLHIDELEDGRAGVATGIYSIDQIRAMSTFEAVESPEVLGTDEKVTELSVSIDMGGIRRTDIEPLQCDDPQCLGDHGYSAQTVPDDLSLRISAAADGEDVLAEAQHFVNELTALVGTHHGH from the coding sequence ATGGACACATGGACACGGATCGAGCACGCCGGTTTTTATCCGAAACTTGCCGCCCGGGCACTACGTCGCGCCCTCGGTGGCGAGGAACCGCTGGCAACGGTTTGCCAGTTGGACGCGGCCTTCGATCGCGGATCAATGTTTCGTCACCTGACGATTGCCTCGCTGACGCGTTCGGTTCTTGTTCACCTGCACATTGATGAGCTTGAGGATGGGCGCGCAGGTGTGGCAACGGGAATCTACTCCATCGATCAGATCCGTGCGATGTCAACCTTTGAGGCAGTGGAATCACCTGAAGTCTTAGGCACGGATGAGAAAGTCACCGAACTTTCGGTGTCTATCGATATGGGAGGAATTCGTCGGACAGATATCGAACCTCTCCAATGCGATGACCCGCAGTGCCTTGGAGACCACGGGTATTCGGCTCAAACTGTTCCCGATGACCTGAGCCTACGGATTTCAGCCGCAGCCGACGGTGAGGATGTTCTCGCCGAGGCTCAGCATTTCGTCAACGAACTCACCGCCCTCGTGGGCACACATCATGGGCACTGA
- a CDS encoding DNA gyrase/topoisomerase IV subunit A: MPKKDPTLDLPNVDEHISEIDVSTEMRGSFLEYAVSVIYARALPDARDGLKPVQRRILFQMDQMGLRPDRGHVKSQRVVGEVMGKLHPHGDSAIYDALVRLAQPFNLRLPLVDGHGNFGSLDDGPAAARYTEARMDQAALDLVTGLDEDTVDFVPNYDNQFMQPEVLPAAFPQLLVNGASGIAVGMATNIAPHNVAETIAASIYLIEHPEASTADLMRYVPGPDLPEGGVIVGLDGIREAYETGRGTFKTRAKVSIERVTARKMGLVVTELPYMVGPEKVIEKIKENVSSGRLKGISAVQNLTDRVHGLRLVIEVKNGFNPEAVLQQLYQRTPLEDSFSINAVALVGGQPQTLGLKQMLQVFVDHRLDVTTRRSQFRLTKFEDRLHLVEGLLVAILDIDDVIAIIRSSDDADVARTRLMTAFDLTDVQANYILELRLRRLTKFSRIELESERDELRAKIAQLREILADEALLRALVISELRDVSQRLGTPRRTLLLQAPGAEDAASASQGAALAAALPSVSRSGKGMDLQIPDDPCVVVLSSTGGLARVEGADPLEPGPRAANDGWRAQLSTTVRSQIAVVTADGIAHRIEVVDLPALPRFETGLSFSAAMNASTLLHTEAPAVGLLDPASDSVVAMGTAQGVVKRLRADVLQRDEWEVIALADGDSLVGFAPCPDDADLVFISSDAQLLRTPAAKVRPQGRTAGGVAGMKLASDARALGFWVVDSPDEAVVVTIAAAEGALPGTGQTTVKVSPFAVFPSKGRGGQGVRAQRFLRGEDRLEGAWVGPRPARAASAEGTPIDLPAEDERRDGSGVPVTTPIASIG, encoded by the coding sequence ATGCCGAAGAAGGATCCAACGCTTGACCTCCCCAACGTGGACGAACATATTTCAGAGATCGACGTCTCCACCGAGATGCGCGGGTCCTTTTTGGAGTACGCGGTTTCCGTGATTTACGCCCGTGCGCTCCCAGATGCACGTGACGGTCTCAAGCCCGTTCAGCGTCGCATCCTCTTCCAGATGGACCAGATGGGTCTTCGCCCTGACCGCGGGCACGTGAAGTCTCAGCGCGTCGTCGGTGAGGTCATGGGTAAGCTCCATCCGCACGGAGACTCGGCGATCTACGACGCCCTCGTTCGTCTTGCCCAACCTTTCAACCTACGCCTCCCCCTCGTTGACGGTCATGGAAACTTTGGTTCCCTTGACGATGGGCCCGCTGCCGCGCGCTACACCGAGGCACGTATGGATCAGGCGGCCCTCGACCTCGTCACCGGGCTAGACGAAGACACCGTGGACTTTGTTCCCAACTATGACAATCAGTTCATGCAGCCAGAAGTCCTGCCTGCGGCTTTTCCTCAACTCCTGGTCAACGGAGCCTCCGGGATCGCGGTCGGCATGGCAACGAACATTGCTCCGCATAATGTTGCCGAGACAATCGCTGCTTCGATTTATCTCATTGAGCACCCCGAGGCTTCAACGGCTGATCTCATGCGTTATGTTCCCGGCCCAGATCTTCCCGAGGGCGGTGTCATCGTTGGTCTCGACGGAATCCGTGAAGCCTACGAAACTGGTCGTGGAACCTTTAAGACGCGGGCGAAGGTGTCGATCGAACGTGTGACGGCCCGGAAGATGGGTCTCGTTGTCACGGAGCTGCCCTACATGGTCGGACCTGAGAAGGTCATTGAAAAAATCAAAGAAAATGTCAGCTCGGGGCGTCTCAAAGGTATCTCAGCCGTGCAGAATCTCACGGACCGGGTGCACGGCCTGCGTCTTGTCATCGAAGTGAAGAACGGGTTCAATCCCGAGGCAGTTCTTCAGCAGCTCTATCAGCGCACTCCGCTGGAAGATTCATTCTCAATCAATGCCGTTGCCCTTGTTGGCGGACAGCCCCAAACTCTGGGCCTGAAGCAGATGCTTCAAGTGTTCGTTGATCACCGCTTGGACGTGACAACCCGACGTTCTCAGTTCCGTCTGACGAAGTTCGAGGATCGGCTCCACCTGGTTGAAGGTCTCCTTGTCGCGATCCTCGACATTGACGATGTCATCGCGATTATCCGTTCGTCCGATGATGCCGATGTTGCTCGCACGCGTCTGATGACGGCTTTCGACCTCACGGACGTTCAAGCGAACTACATTCTCGAACTCAGGCTTCGCCGCCTGACAAAGTTCTCCCGCATCGAACTGGAAAGTGAACGCGACGAACTTCGGGCGAAAATTGCCCAGCTGCGTGAAATCCTCGCAGACGAAGCACTCCTGCGTGCGCTGGTGATCTCTGAACTGCGCGATGTCTCCCAGCGACTCGGCACTCCCAGACGCACCCTTCTCCTTCAAGCTCCCGGGGCCGAGGACGCAGCATCGGCTTCCCAGGGTGCGGCTTTGGCTGCCGCACTTCCGTCGGTGTCACGATCAGGCAAAGGGATGGATTTACAAATCCCGGATGACCCCTGCGTCGTTGTTCTGTCGTCAACGGGTGGGTTGGCCCGTGTCGAGGGAGCAGATCCCCTTGAGCCGGGTCCACGCGCCGCTAATGACGGTTGGCGCGCACAGCTGTCAACAACCGTTCGCTCCCAGATTGCCGTTGTCACCGCTGATGGTATTGCCCACCGGATAGAGGTCGTTGATCTTCCGGCTCTTCCTCGTTTCGAGACGGGCCTTTCTTTCTCCGCAGCAATGAATGCGTCGACCCTGCTGCACACGGAGGCGCCGGCCGTGGGGCTTCTGGATCCCGCAAGTGATTCGGTCGTTGCGATGGGGACAGCTCAGGGTGTTGTCAAGCGTCTGCGTGCCGACGTGCTTCAACGTGATGAGTGGGAGGTCATTGCGCTGGCTGACGGCGATTCCCTTGTGGGTTTTGCTCCCTGCCCCGATGACGCAGACCTCGTGTTTATCTCCTCCGATGCGCAACTCCTGCGCACACCTGCGGCGAAAGTGCGGCCACAGGGTCGCACCGCCGGCGGTGTTGCCGGTATGAAGCTGGCATCCGATGCGCGTGCGCTGGGTTTCTGGGTCGTTGATTCGCCTGACGAGGCCGTCGTGGTGACGATTGCTGCCGCTGAGGGAGCGCTGCCGGGAACTGGGCAGACAACGGTGAAGGTTTCTCCTTTTGCAGTGTTCCCGTCGAAGGGACGCGGCGGTCAGGGTGTGCGTGCGCAGCGTTTCCTGCGCGGCGAGGACCGCCTTGAGGGGGCATGGGTGGGGCCGCGGCCCGCGCGTGCGGCATCTGCCGAAGGCACACCAATTGATCTTCCTGCCGAGGACGAGCGTCGTGATGGCTCGGGGGTGCCCGTGACAACACCGATCGCCTCGATCGGTTAG
- a CDS encoding GNAT family N-acetyltransferase, with translation MTGLAERLSPPGSVPYPGEHLGLRFRPMRASDAPAVYSLIRETETMDDTAHRVSTREIADMIEGRHGVDWVETIVGLDRERRICAVASVRVIRSQMLSSVGEDSQRAHATIRAYTHPHWRGRGIGRALLYWQDGRARQMLVDTYGSDSERPSSISNFVDAHMTDRRRMYIAAGFYAKHMFQQMYREIVGGETRPTPKNGYSVVAWDSVAPGDLDALHAEVSSRDINARCFGRSWDALTHSLEMRWSFVACDSSGAPIGYIGVSRPTDRWAATGVSEANIDILGIHPDHRGRSLTSALVRSAIAAVSASGVAKIGVQIDRQHDAQTHSMYEHLGFVDAQAEVFYTINQ, from the coding sequence ATGACTGGACTTGCTGAGCGTCTTTCGCCCCCCGGGTCCGTACCCTATCCCGGAGAGCATCTCGGCTTGAGGTTTCGACCAATGCGGGCGTCGGATGCGCCTGCGGTGTATTCGTTGATCCGTGAAACTGAGACGATGGATGACACCGCTCACCGCGTGTCGACGCGGGAAATTGCAGACATGATCGAGGGACGCCACGGGGTCGACTGGGTGGAGACGATCGTCGGTCTGGACCGTGAACGTCGGATTTGTGCGGTCGCGTCTGTGCGCGTCATTCGTTCCCAGATGCTCAGTTCCGTTGGTGAGGATAGCCAGCGCGCCCATGCGACGATCCGCGCCTATACGCATCCTCATTGGCGAGGACGAGGCATCGGCCGGGCCCTGTTGTATTGGCAAGATGGTCGGGCACGCCAGATGCTTGTGGACACGTACGGTTCAGATAGTGAGCGTCCGTCGTCGATCTCGAATTTCGTTGACGCCCATATGACTGATCGGCGACGGATGTATATCGCGGCGGGTTTCTACGCAAAGCATATGTTCCAGCAGATGTACCGGGAGATCGTTGGCGGGGAGACGCGGCCGACTCCAAAGAACGGGTATTCGGTGGTTGCGTGGGACTCGGTTGCACCAGGTGATCTTGATGCTCTTCATGCCGAGGTTTCGTCTCGTGACATCAATGCTCGCTGTTTTGGACGGTCGTGGGATGCTCTGACTCATTCGCTGGAAATGCGGTGGTCCTTTGTTGCCTGTGATTCGTCGGGTGCTCCGATCGGATATATTGGAGTGTCTCGTCCCACGGATCGATGGGCTGCAACAGGGGTCAGCGAGGCAAATATCGATATCCTGGGGATTCATCCCGATCATCGGGGGCGTTCCTTGACTAGCGCTCTTGTTCGTTCTGCGATCGCTGCGGTCAGCGCTTCGGGTGTTGCGAAGATCGGTGTTCAGATTGATCGTCAGCATGACGCGCAGACTCATAGCATGTATGAGCACCTGGGTTTTGTTGATGCTCAAGCGGAAGTGTTCTATACGATCAACCAATGA
- a CDS encoding DUF4193 domain-containing protein: MATDYDAPRKNEDDVAEDSIEELKSRRNDAGSAEIEEDENEAAENFELPGADLSKEELTVHVVPRQDDEFTCSMCFLVHHASQLDHVDDNGLPVCTECAG; the protein is encoded by the coding sequence GTGGCGACCGATTACGACGCTCCGCGTAAGAACGAAGACGACGTTGCTGAGGACTCCATTGAGGAACTCAAGTCGCGTCGAAACGATGCCGGCTCCGCGGAAATCGAAGAAGATGAAAATGAGGCGGCGGAGAATTTTGAGCTACCCGGCGCCGACCTGTCCAAGGAGGAACTGACTGTTCACGTCGTGCCGCGTCAGGACGACGAGTTCACCTGTTCGATGTGTTTCCTTGTTCATCATGCGTCCCAGCTTGACCACGTCGATGACAATGGTCTTCCGGTGTGCACCGAGTGTGCAGGCTGA
- a CDS encoding DNA gyrase/topoisomerase IV subunit B: MSSSNPADYNAHHLSVLEGLEAVRKRPGMYIGSTDHRGLMHCLWEIIDNAVDEALEGFCDTIDVRLHPDHSASVTDNGRGIPVDEVPGTGLSGVEVVFTKLHAGGKFGGGSYAASGGLHGVGASVVNALSARMDVQVDRGGKTWEMCFRRGEPGEFDDSAQRTPNSPFTAFTSQSDLKTVGKVKKAQTGTRVQFWADFQIFPSTEGFSWEDLLARARQTAFLVPGLTINCWDERGEEDVHESFRFDGGVVDFANWLASDGPVTDTWHITGEGTYTETVQVLNSQTGHLEATEVDRVCQVDCALRWGIGYETQVQSFVNIIATPKGGTHVQGFEQAIVKILRAQIEKNARKLKVSAKDGRAEKDDVQAGMTAVITVRFPEPQFEGQTKEVLGTPQIRTVVSRVITDWMKTKFASSKRDDKQQMALLLEKVVGEMKARVSARIHKEISRRKNALETSSLPAKLADCRLEDVSQTELFIVEGDSALGTAKAARNSAYQALFPIRGKILNVQKASTSDMLANAECANIIQVIGAGSGRTFDIEQARYGKVILMTDADVDGAHIRTLLLTLFFRYMRPLVEAGRVYAAVPPLHRIEVSGKGKRPKELLYTYSENELHDKLRELKRSGRTWKEPIQRYKGLGEMDADQLAETTMDRAHRSLRRITLGDEQELREAEDVFELLMGSVVGPRRDFIVEGSAALDRERIDA; the protein is encoded by the coding sequence GTGAGTTCTTCCAATCCCGCTGATTACAACGCCCATCACCTCTCGGTCCTTGAAGGGCTTGAGGCTGTGCGTAAGCGTCCCGGTATGTATATCGGTTCCACGGATCATCGTGGTCTCATGCACTGCCTGTGGGAAATCATCGACAACGCCGTGGATGAGGCGCTTGAGGGCTTCTGCGACACCATTGACGTGCGCCTGCACCCCGATCATTCGGCTTCGGTGACCGATAACGGACGCGGTATCCCGGTGGACGAGGTTCCTGGCACAGGCCTGTCGGGCGTTGAGGTCGTGTTCACGAAGTTGCATGCGGGAGGTAAGTTCGGCGGCGGATCGTACGCGGCATCCGGTGGTCTCCACGGGGTTGGCGCGTCCGTTGTCAACGCACTGTCGGCGCGCATGGACGTCCAGGTGGATCGTGGCGGCAAGACGTGGGAGATGTGCTTTAGACGTGGAGAACCGGGTGAGTTTGATGACTCCGCGCAGCGCACACCGAACTCGCCGTTCACCGCTTTCACCTCGCAGTCTGATCTCAAGACCGTGGGGAAGGTGAAGAAAGCCCAAACGGGGACGCGGGTGCAGTTCTGGGCTGATTTCCAGATCTTTCCGTCAACCGAAGGATTTTCTTGGGAAGACCTCCTTGCCCGTGCCCGGCAGACGGCGTTCCTTGTTCCCGGTTTGACGATCAACTGCTGGGATGAACGCGGTGAAGAGGACGTGCATGAGTCTTTTCGCTTCGACGGGGGCGTAGTCGACTTCGCCAATTGGTTAGCGTCGGATGGCCCTGTGACGGATACGTGGCACATCACCGGTGAGGGGACGTACACCGAGACAGTTCAGGTGTTGAACTCGCAGACCGGACACCTTGAAGCAACGGAGGTTGACCGGGTCTGCCAGGTTGACTGTGCGCTTCGGTGGGGCATTGGATATGAGACTCAGGTGCAGAGTTTCGTCAACATTATTGCAACCCCCAAGGGTGGTACTCACGTCCAGGGATTCGAGCAGGCGATCGTCAAGATCCTGCGTGCGCAGATCGAGAAGAATGCCCGAAAGCTGAAGGTTTCAGCAAAGGATGGGCGAGCGGAAAAGGATGACGTTCAGGCGGGGATGACCGCGGTGATTACCGTTCGTTTCCCCGAACCACAGTTCGAGGGGCAGACGAAGGAAGTACTGGGCACTCCGCAGATCCGAACCGTTGTTTCCCGAGTCATTACCGACTGGATGAAGACGAAGTTTGCCTCCTCTAAGCGCGACGACAAGCAGCAGATGGCGCTTTTGCTTGAGAAGGTTGTCGGTGAGATGAAGGCGCGTGTGTCGGCACGCATCCACAAGGAAATCTCACGCCGTAAGAATGCTTTGGAGACCTCCTCGCTTCCCGCCAAGCTCGCGGATTGCCGACTTGAGGATGTGAGTCAGACAGAACTTTTCATTGTCGAGGGCGATTCGGCTCTGGGAACAGCGAAAGCTGCGCGAAACTCCGCGTATCAGGCGCTATTTCCGATCCGAGGAAAGATCCTCAACGTGCAGAAGGCGTCAACCTCGGACATGCTGGCCAATGCGGAATGCGCAAATATCATTCAGGTCATCGGAGCGGGGTCGGGGAGAACTTTTGATATCGAGCAGGCCCGCTACGGGAAGGTCATTCTCATGACCGACGCGGATGTTGACGGCGCTCATATCCGCACCCTTTTGCTCACGCTGTTCTTCCGCTACATGCGGCCCCTCGTTGAGGCTGGTCGAGTGTATGCGGCGGTTCCGCCCCTGCATCGGATCGAGGTTTCGGGCAAGGGGAAGCGTCCAAAGGAACTGCTGTACACCTATTCCGAGAATGAACTTCACGACAAGCTCCGAGAGCTTAAACGTTCGGGGCGCACGTGGAAAGAACCGATTCAGCGGTATAAGGGTCTGGGCGAGATGGATGCGGATCAGTTGGCTGAGACAACGATGGATCGTGCGCACCGGTCGCTTCGTCGGATCACTTTGGGGGATGAGCAGGAGCTCCGCGAGGCTGAGGATGTCTTTGAGCTGCTCATGGGCTCGGTTGTTGGCCCCCGACGTGATTTCATTGTCGAGGGGTCGGCTGCGTTGGATCGAGAAAGAATCGACGCATAG
- a CDS encoding DUF3710 domain-containing protein, with product MFGRKKKHEAVDAVEEKEESRLPRMGDDDPIWGTPGPRSAHEVDLSEGYIDLGSILIPTVKGMQLRTQVADDKKTVLRILIVLGVSGIQMSVAAAPRSGGVWDEVREEIRSQLTTDGAKVEDLTTRYGAELLADVPVEMPDGRAATSRMRIIGREGPRWFARIDIIGPAADDDEAGAEIEKVIDRIVVRRDDQPRARLDLLPLHLPAGATQTPDL from the coding sequence ATGTTTGGACGCAAGAAGAAACACGAAGCCGTCGACGCCGTTGAGGAAAAAGAGGAGAGCCGTCTTCCCCGAATGGGCGATGACGACCCGATCTGGGGGACTCCTGGACCTCGATCCGCACATGAGGTTGACCTGTCGGAAGGCTACATTGACCTAGGGTCGATCCTCATTCCCACAGTGAAGGGAATGCAGCTGCGCACCCAGGTCGCCGATGACAAGAAAACAGTTCTGAGGATCCTCATTGTCTTAGGGGTCTCGGGAATCCAGATGAGCGTCGCTGCGGCGCCGCGCTCTGGGGGCGTGTGGGACGAGGTGCGTGAGGAAATCCGATCGCAGCTGACAACCGATGGGGCAAAGGTCGAAGACCTCACCACACGCTATGGTGCGGAACTGCTTGCTGACGTGCCCGTGGAGATGCCTGATGGTCGGGCTGCGACCTCGCGGATGCGCATTATCGGCCGGGAAGGGCCGCGCTGGTTTGCTCGGATTGACATCATCGGGCCCGCTGCCGATGATGACGAGGCCGGAGCTGAGATTGAAAAAGTCATTGATCGCATCGTTGTGCGGCGAGATGATCAACCCAGAGCACGCCTTGACCTCCTTCCCCTCCACCTGCCCGCCGGCGCCACGCAGACGCCGGATCTCTAA
- a CDS encoding GNAT family N-acetyltransferase, with the protein MTAVGDDAFLLPPSSNGIRWEPLSESHIDDLAALFARMEAQDNPPYRTSRGEVAEMLGSASTWVGLAGYATRGLGRGRMVAFGHVLVRYPGYVECVCTGGVDPFFRRIGLGGVLVDWQEHTARLLLDDVDDRQRRLIVSHVEAGEDDLEEALKVRGFQWTRTYYELRARLTAIPQDPVLPSYLSIEPWGEEWEEPARRAANRLSEKEWGRPPLTQEQWRQGRTSFVPEWSFLAVDRMSDRARVAGFLLASQYTQDWAVFGWKEGYIDQMGVLEEWRNTRVVDALIIASMRAQARAGMERIGAGLGSANHSGALAVYDYLGFTTIGQTRLYAIEV; encoded by the coding sequence ATGACAGCCGTTGGTGACGACGCCTTTCTCCTGCCTCCCAGCAGCAACGGGATTCGCTGGGAGCCGCTGAGCGAATCTCATATTGACGACTTAGCTGCGCTGTTTGCGCGAATGGAAGCTCAAGATAATCCACCCTATCGAACGTCTCGTGGGGAAGTTGCGGAGATGCTGGGTTCAGCTTCAACCTGGGTGGGGCTTGCAGGTTACGCCACGCGCGGCTTGGGACGAGGACGAATGGTCGCTTTTGGGCATGTTCTCGTGCGATACCCCGGATACGTTGAATGTGTGTGCACTGGTGGAGTAGATCCGTTTTTCCGGCGAATTGGCTTAGGGGGAGTTCTTGTTGATTGGCAGGAACATACGGCGCGGCTGCTCCTTGATGACGTGGATGATCGTCAGCGACGACTGATTGTCAGCCATGTTGAAGCGGGTGAAGACGATCTGGAGGAAGCGCTCAAGGTCAGGGGTTTCCAGTGGACGCGCACATACTACGAATTGCGTGCTCGTCTAACTGCTATTCCTCAGGATCCAGTTCTTCCCAGCTACCTGTCGATTGAGCCGTGGGGTGAAGAATGGGAGGAACCGGCTCGTCGTGCGGCGAATCGCCTGTCAGAGAAGGAATGGGGGCGCCCGCCTTTGACGCAGGAGCAGTGGCGTCAGGGTCGTACGTCTTTTGTTCCTGAGTGGTCTTTCCTCGCTGTTGATCGGATGAGTGATCGCGCTCGGGTTGCTGGCTTCCTCTTAGCTTCCCAGTACACGCAGGACTGGGCGGTCTTCGGGTGGAAAGAAGGCTATATCGACCAGATGGGTGTACTTGAGGAGTGGCGTAATACGCGAGTCGTTGATGCCTTGATTATTGCGTCGATGCGTGCTCAGGCCAGGGCGGGCATGGAGCGGATCGGTGCGGGCCTGGGGTCGGCGAATCATTCAGGGGCGTTAGCTGTCTATGATTATCTGGGTTTCACAACCATTGGTCAGACGCGCCTCTACGCGATCGAGGTCTAA